The following are encoded together in the Equus przewalskii isolate Varuska chromosome 14, EquPr2, whole genome shotgun sequence genome:
- the NMS gene encoding neuromedin-S codes for MLYSCPGSTHLWPVKRKRTLKMKHLLSLFSSTLAIYCFCMLQIPSSGFPRPLADPPDGLDIVWLKRLPYWTTLSGQSKDDQDVRKRFLFHYSRTQEPTHPVKTGFPPVHPLMRLAAKLADRRMKRFLQRDSGAAAVDFTRKDHAATLGRAFFLFRARNGRSIEDNAG; via the exons ATGCTGTATTCCTGTCCTGGCAGCACTCATCTGTGGCCAGTAAAGAGAAAGCGGACTTTGAAGATGAAAcatcttctttccctcttctcttccacccTGGCCATCTATTGCTTCTGCATGTTACAGATCCCCTCTTCAG GATTTCCCCGACCCTTAGCTGATCCTCCGGATGGCTTGGATATTGTGTGGCTTAAG cggctgccatattggacaacTCTTTCTGGGCAAtctaag GATGATCAAGATGTACGCAAAAGG tttttatttcactaCTCCAGAACTCAGGAGCCGACACATCCAGTTAAAACTGGG TTTCCTCCCGTGCACCCTTTAATGCGTCTGGCTGCAAAGCTCGCCGATAGAAGGATGAAAAGATTCCTGCAGCGC GACTCGGGGGCTGCGGCAGTGGACTTTACCAGGAAG GATCACGCTGCCACCTTGGGACGAGCATTCTTCCTTTTCAGG gcaagGAATGGAAGAAGCATTGAAGATAATGCCGGGTAG